The DNA sequence CGGATCGCTCGTTAACTTTTTTGATGTAGTATCCCCCAATAAAAATCTACTTTGGCCATCATTTTTTAATCAGCTGGGGCCAAACATTTGTCTTACTGCCCTTATTTCTCAGGCCTCCAAAATTTCCAACTGTTGTATGATCTGGGTTTCAGTTACCGGATAGGGCCTTCCTTTTCTAATGGTCTGGTACACATCTTCGAAGACATCGATATAAGAGGATCGTTCTGATACCACTTCAGTTTGGTTTTTTTCTCCCGCTTCACTTATCAGGGTAAGTATTCCCTTTTGATCGGGCTCTTCAATGCCATACCGTAAATCTTTAGGTTTCATGCCCATCATCAGTTGTTGTTCCTGCACATCGGCTCGATTCTTTTTATAAGAGCCCTTGGTTCCATAGATTACAAATGCAGGTCCCGGGTCGGCTACGAGTAGACTGGTGGTGATATGAACCTGTAGATTATCGGGATAGCTAAGATGTATATGCGCGTAATCATCCACCAGCGTACCCGGTCGAAATTGTCCCATCGTTTTTTTCCATTTTTCAGGGACACCAAAAAGTGAAATAACTCCGTCTAAAAGGTGAGGCCCCAGATTGTAAAGTACTCCCGAACCGGGCACGTTTGTTTCTTTGGCAATGTTCGTTCCTATGGCATACCGATATCTATCGTACCGGAAATGTGCCTCGATCAAATTTCCCAGCTTACCAGACTCCACTACCTGTTTCACAGACAAAAAATCACTGTCATACCGCCTATTTTGATAGGGCATGATACAACGGTCGTTCTCTAAGGCCAAGGCAAACAGTTTCTTTGCCTCTTTGGAGGTAATGGTAAAAGGCTTTTCCAACACAACATGTTTTCCCGCTTTGAGCGCCTGCGATGCAAAAGCAAAATGAGTACTATTGGGCGTATTTACAATTATCAATTCAATATCTGCATCTTCAATGATTGCGGTTACAGAATCATAGCTTCTTATTTTAGGGTAACTCTTATGGGCTTTTTTTATGGTTCTTTCGACTATGCCCGTTAACTCAAAACCGGGGTGTTCGTTTAGAAAAGGGGAATGAAAAACTGTTCCGGATAAACCAAATGATAAAACGCCCGTTCTGATCGGATTGGCCATGGCTCACTTATAATTGCCGTTGGTTTTCTTTTTAAATTCG is a window from the Muricauda sp. SCSIO 65647 genome containing:
- a CDS encoding Gfo/Idh/MocA family oxidoreductase; its protein translation is MANPIRTGVLSFGLSGTVFHSPFLNEHPGFELTGIVERTIKKAHKSYPKIRSYDSVTAIIEDADIELIIVNTPNSTHFAFASQALKAGKHVVLEKPFTITSKEAKKLFALALENDRCIMPYQNRRYDSDFLSVKQVVESGKLGNLIEAHFRYDRYRYAIGTNIAKETNVPGSGVLYNLGPHLLDGVISLFGVPEKWKKTMGQFRPGTLVDDYAHIHLSYPDNLQVHITTSLLVADPGPAFVIYGTKGSYKKNRADVQEQQLMMGMKPKDLRYGIEEPDQKGILTLISEAGEKNQTEVVSERSSYIDVFEDVYQTIRKGRPYPVTETQIIQQLEILEA